The following proteins come from a genomic window of Phnomibacter ginsenosidimutans:
- a CDS encoding DUF4270 family protein, with amino-acid sequence MRIVLAQAFGESLFDMLRKKNISTTDVSSFQSWLKGFAVRTLSANSNLMLEVPKTDSAIVLRLYYHNDVGRPDKQEVSFPLSASVYGYYAMHINRTTAVLSGLQKKTIATAPRQQLFHQTMTELNTRFSFPALKEMLKNMAGAQIINATLQLKPIQSNLVQHALPATLNLYYYHTDGYLEGPLKDANDATQTGSLQLDVLYEKNSQYSFDITAYIKQELLSNSFTTKRLMIKAGGAGDALQQLSMGMPGNTQYTSRLILTYVSYNNN; translated from the coding sequence CAGCTTTCAAAGCTGGCTGAAAGGTTTTGCCGTTCGTACGTTGTCTGCCAATAGCAACCTCATGTTGGAAGTTCCTAAAACTGATTCTGCCATTGTACTTCGGTTGTATTATCACAACGATGTAGGCCGGCCAGATAAACAAGAGGTCAGTTTCCCTTTGTCGGCTTCGGTGTACGGCTATTATGCCATGCACATCAACCGCACTACAGCAGTGCTTTCTGGTTTGCAGAAAAAAACAATTGCCACAGCGCCACGCCAGCAGTTGTTTCATCAAACCATGACAGAACTGAACACCCGGTTTTCATTTCCTGCATTGAAAGAAATGCTGAAAAATATGGCTGGTGCGCAAATTATAAATGCCACATTGCAGTTGAAACCTATCCAAAGCAATTTGGTGCAACATGCGTTGCCTGCTACGCTCAATCTCTACTATTATCATACCGATGGCTATTTGGAAGGTCCTTTGAAAGACGCCAACGATGCCACACAAACCGGCAGTTTGCAGCTGGATGTGTTGTACGAAAAAAACTCGCAGTACAGTTTTGATATCACTGCCTATATCAAACAGGAATTACTCAGCAACAGCTTTACCACTAAGCGCCTGATGATAAAAGCAGGAGGAGCTGGCGATGCTTTGCAACAGCTAAGCATGGGCATGCCAGGCAATACTCAATATACTTCACGATTAATCCTCACGTATGTTTCTTACAACAACAACTAA